Proteins encoded by one window of Paenibacillus urinalis:
- the rpsC gene encoding 30S ribosomal protein S3 has product MGQKVNPVGLRIGVIRDWESKWYAGKDFGDLLLEDVKIREYLKNKLKDSAVSRIEIERAANRVNVTIHTAKPGMVIGKGGSEVEILRGQITKIAGGKKVHINISEIKQPDLDAILVAESIAQQLERRVSFRRALKQAIQRTMRSGAKGIKTQVGGRLGGAEIARSEGYSEGTVPLHTLRADIDYGTAEAHTTYGRLGVKVWIYRGEVLPTAKKQAAKEGGN; this is encoded by the coding sequence GTGGGACAAAAGGTAAATCCCGTCGGACTCCGTATCGGCGTAATCCGTGATTGGGAATCCAAATGGTACGCAGGCAAAGATTTCGGTGATCTTTTGCTGGAAGACGTAAAAATTCGTGAATACCTGAAAAATAAATTGAAAGACTCCGCAGTATCTCGTATCGAAATCGAGAGAGCGGCTAACCGTGTCAACGTGACGATCCACACTGCTAAACCAGGAATGGTTATCGGTAAAGGTGGTTCTGAAGTTGAAATCCTCCGTGGTCAAATCACGAAGATTGCAGGCGGTAAGAAAGTTCATATCAATATCTCTGAAATCAAACAACCAGACCTTGACGCAATTCTCGTTGCTGAAAGCATTGCACAACAATTGGAACGCCGTGTTTCTTTCCGTCGTGCTCTGAAACAAGCGATTCAAAGAACTATGCGTTCAGGTGCTAAAGGTATCAAAACACAAGTAGGCGGACGTCTTGGCGGTGCTGAGATCGCACGTTCTGAAGGCTACAGTGAAGGAACTGTTCCACTGCACACGCTTCGTGCCGACATCGATTATGGTACAGCGGAAGCTCATACAACTTACGGCCGTCTTGGCGTAAAAGTATGGATCTATCGTGGAGAGGTTCTTCCTACGGCTAAGAAACAAGCTGCTAAGGAAGGAGGCAACTAA
- the rplV gene encoding 50S ribosomal protein L22 → MEAKAHAKFIRIAPRKVQLVVDLIRGKQVGEAIAILRHTPKSASPVVEKLLNSAIANAEHNYSLDVNKLVISQAYVNQGPTMKRFRPRAMGRASRINKRTSHITLVVSEK, encoded by the coding sequence ATGGAAGCAAAAGCACATGCCAAGTTTATTCGGATTGCTCCTCGTAAAGTTCAACTCGTTGTTGACTTGATTCGCGGCAAGCAAGTGGGCGAGGCGATCGCGATTCTGCGCCACACTCCAAAATCCGCTTCTCCAGTTGTTGAGAAATTGCTGAACTCTGCTATCGCAAACGCAGAGCACAACTACTCCCTGGATGTTAACAAACTGGTTATCTCGCAAGCTTACGTAAACCAAGGTCCGACAATGAAGCGTTTCCGCCCTCGTGCAATGGGACGTGCAAGCCGGATCAACAAACGCACTAGCCACATCACTTTGGTGGTATCTGAAAAATAA
- the rpsS gene encoding 30S ribosomal protein S19 has protein sequence MSRSLKKGPFVDGYLLKKVEDMNEAGKKLVIKTWSRRSTIFPQFIGHTFGVYDGRKHVPVYVTEDMVGHKLGEFAPTRTYKGHAADDKKTRR, from the coding sequence ATGAGTCGCAGTCTTAAAAAAGGGCCATTCGTAGATGGCTACCTGTTGAAAAAAGTAGAAGACATGAACGAAGCTGGCAAAAAGCTGGTGATCAAAACTTGGTCCCGTCGTTCTACAATTTTCCCACAATTCATTGGACATACGTTTGGTGTGTATGACGGCCGTAAACACGTTCCTGTTTATGTAACGGAAGATATGGTTGGACACAAGCTGGGTGAGTTCGCTCCTACGCGTACTTATAAAGGCCATGCAGCAGACGATAAGAAGACTAGAAGATAA
- the rplB gene encoding 50S ribosomal protein L2, whose product MPIKKYKPTSPARRNMSVSTFEEITTNQPEKSLLAPLSKTAGRNNQGKITVRHHGGGHKRKYRIIDFKRTKDGIPGRVATIEYDPNRTSNIALIHYADGEKRYIIAPKGLKVGDQIESGPSSDIKTGNALPLENIPVGTVIHNIELQPGKGGQLVRAAGTEAQLLGKEEKYVTVRLSSGEVRRILKTCRATIGSVGNEDHELVKIGKAGRSRWLGQRPEVRGVVMNPNDHPHGGGEGRAPIGRKSPMSPWGKPTLGYKTRKKNKASDKYIVRRRTK is encoded by the coding sequence GTGCCAATCAAAAAGTACAAACCGACGTCTCCGGCTAGACGTAACATGTCTGTGTCTACTTTTGAAGAGATCACAACAAACCAGCCAGAGAAATCGCTGCTTGCTCCACTGAGCAAAACAGCTGGCCGTAACAACCAAGGTAAAATTACGGTTCGTCACCATGGCGGCGGACACAAACGTAAATACCGTATTATTGACTTTAAACGTACTAAAGATGGAATACCGGGCCGCGTTGCTACAATCGAGTATGACCCGAACCGTACTTCCAACATCGCTCTGATCCATTATGCAGATGGTGAGAAACGTTACATCATCGCTCCTAAAGGACTTAAAGTAGGGGATCAAATCGAGTCTGGACCTAGCTCCGACATCAAAACAGGTAACGCACTGCCACTTGAGAACATTCCAGTAGGTACCGTTATCCACAACATCGAACTTCAACCAGGTAAAGGTGGACAATTGGTTCGCGCAGCTGGTACTGAAGCTCAACTTCTTGGTAAAGAAGAGAAATATGTAACAGTACGTCTTTCTTCCGGTGAAGTACGCCGTATCCTTAAAACTTGCCGTGCAACAATCGGATCTGTTGGTAACGAAGATCACGAACTTGTTAAAATCGGTAAAGCAGGCCGTAGCCGCTGGCTCGGACAACGTCCTGAAGTTCGCGGGGTAGTAATGAACCCTAACGATCACCCTCACGGTGGTGGTGAAGGCCGCGCTCCAATCGGACGTAAATCGCCAATGTCTCCATGGGGTAAACCAACTCTTGGTTACAAAACGCGTAAGAAAAACAAAGCTTCTGACAAATACATCGTTCGCCGCCGCACGAAGTAA
- the rplW gene encoding 50S ribosomal protein L23, protein MKNPRDIIKRPVITERTADMMADLKYVFEVDIRANKTEIKAAVEEIFNVKVKNVNTLRVPGKLKRYGRYSGYTPEWKKAFVTLTPDSKALEFFESVQ, encoded by the coding sequence ATGAAGAATCCTCGTGACATTATTAAACGTCCGGTGATTACTGAACGTACAGCTGATATGATGGCCGACTTGAAATATGTATTTGAAGTCGATATTCGTGCGAACAAAACCGAAATCAAAGCTGCTGTTGAAGAAATCTTCAACGTTAAAGTGAAAAACGTGAACACTCTTCGCGTACCTGGTAAGTTGAAACGCTACGGACGCTACTCTGGATACACTCCTGAGTGGAAAAAAGCATTCGTAACTTTGACTCCAGACAGCAAAGCTCTTGAGTTCTTTGAATCGGTACAATAA
- the rplD gene encoding 50S ribosomal protein L4 gives MPKVALFNVSGSQVGEVELNDAVFGIEPNTHVLHDAVVMQRASLRQGTHKVKGRSEVRGGGRKPWKQKGTGRARQGSIRAPQWVGGGTVFGPTPRSYAFKLPKKVRRLAIKSALSSKVIDNEIIVLDALALNAPKTKEFAAILNNLKVDRKALIVAPGYDDNVALSARNIPGVKFVAADGINVLDVLTYDKLIITKEAVQKVEEVLA, from the coding sequence ATGCCAAAAGTAGCACTTTTTAATGTCAGTGGTAGCCAAGTAGGAGAAGTTGAACTGAACGATGCAGTATTCGGAATTGAGCCGAACACTCATGTACTTCACGATGCTGTTGTTATGCAACGCGCTTCCCTGCGTCAAGGTACACACAAAGTAAAAGGACGTTCTGAAGTACGCGGCGGCGGACGTAAGCCTTGGAAACAAAAAGGTACTGGACGCGCTCGTCAAGGTTCGATCCGTGCACCACAATGGGTAGGCGGCGGTACTGTATTTGGTCCAACACCACGCAGCTACGCGTTCAAACTGCCTAAGAAAGTTCGTCGTCTGGCGATTAAATCCGCTTTGTCTTCCAAAGTGATTGATAACGAAATTATCGTTCTGGATGCTCTTGCTCTGAATGCACCGAAAACTAAAGAATTTGCAGCTATTTTGAATAACCTCAAAGTAGATCGCAAAGCTTTGATCGTTGCTCCAGGCTATGATGATAATGTTGCTCTTTCCGCAAGAAATATTCCTGGTGTGAAATTTGTAGCGGCTGACGGCATTAATGTTCTTGACGTACTTACGTACGACAAACTGATCATTACGAAAGAAGCAGTTCAGAAGGTAGAGGAGGTGCTCGCGTAA
- the rplC gene encoding 50S ribosomal protein L3, with the protein MKGILGKKLGMTQVFTPEGNVIPVTVIEAGPSVVLQKKDLENDGYEAVQLGYADKKEKNANKPETGHAKKANTAPKRYVRELRGVDLAGFEVGQEIKADIFAEGEFVDVTGISKGKGFAGVIKRWGQSTGPMSHGSRYHRGPGSMGSIQANRVPKGKHLPGHMGHETITIQRLEVIKVDAERNVLLVKGSIPGPKNSFVKIKESVKK; encoded by the coding sequence ATGAAAGGTATCTTAGGTAAAAAACTAGGCATGACGCAAGTGTTTACTCCAGAAGGTAACGTAATCCCTGTTACAGTTATTGAAGCAGGTCCATCTGTTGTCTTGCAAAAGAAAGACCTTGAGAACGACGGCTATGAAGCGGTTCAACTAGGTTATGCCGATAAGAAAGAAAAAAATGCTAACAAACCTGAAACAGGACATGCGAAAAAAGCTAATACAGCTCCTAAGCGCTACGTTCGCGAACTCCGCGGTGTTGATCTTGCGGGATTCGAGGTTGGCCAAGAAATTAAAGCAGACATCTTCGCTGAAGGCGAATTTGTTGACGTAACAGGAATCTCCAAAGGTAAAGGTTTTGCCGGCGTTATCAAACGTTGGGGACAAAGCACTGGACCTATGTCTCACGGTTCCCGTTATCATAGAGGCCCTGGTTCCATGGGTTCCATCCAAGCGAACCGCGTTCCTAAAGGTAAACACCTTCCAGGACATATGGGTCATGAAACAATCACAATTCAACGTCTTGAAGTTATTAAAGTAGACGCTGAGCGTAACGTATTGCTTGTTAAAGGTTCTATTCCAGGGCCGAAAAACAGCTTCGTTAAAATCAAAGAATCGGTGAAGAAATAA
- the rpsJ gene encoding 30S ribosomal protein S10, whose amino-acid sequence MAKQKIRIRLKAYDHRILDQSAEKIVETAKRSGAGVSGPIPLPTEKQVITILRAVHKYKDSREQFEMRTHKRLIDIVNPTPQTVDALMRLDLPSGVDIEIKL is encoded by the coding sequence ATGGCAAAGCAAAAAATTCGTATTCGTTTGAAAGCTTACGACCACAGAATTCTTGATCAATCCGCTGAGAAGATTGTTGAAACGGCAAAACGTTCGGGTGCAGGTGTATCCGGTCCGATTCCGCTTCCAACTGAGAAACAAGTTATTACTATTCTCCGTGCGGTACACAAGTACAAGGATTCCCGGGAACAATTCGAAATGCGCACACATAAGCGTTTGATCGATATTGTTAACCCGACTCCACAAACTGTGGATGCCTTGATGCGCTTGGATCTGCCGTCCGGTGTAGATATCGAAATTAAATTGTAA
- the tuf gene encoding elongation factor Tu — MAKAKFERNKPHVNIGTIGHVDHGKTTLTAAITTVLSKTYGGAAVAFDQIDKAPEERERGITISTAHVEYETDARHYAHVDCPGHADYVKNMITGAAQMDGAILVVSAADGPMPQTREHILLSRQVGVPYIVVFLNKCDMVEDEELLELVEMEVRDLLSEYDFPGDDTPITRGSAREALQNPDGEWAQKIVEMFKEIDTYIPTPERDTDRPFLMPVEDVFSITGRGTVATGRIERGTVKVGDEIEIVGIAEESRKSVVTGVEMFRKLLDSAQAGDNIGALLRGVDRAQIERGQVLSKPGSVKPHTEFTAQVYVLTKEEGGRHKPFFTGYRPQFYFRTTDVTGIINLPEGTEMVMPGDNIEVTVSLIAPIAIEEGTKFSIREGGRTVGAGAVATIIK, encoded by the coding sequence ATGGCAAAGGCTAAATTCGAACGTAATAAACCACACGTTAACATTGGTACTATCGGTCACGTTGACCATGGTAAAACAACATTGACTGCAGCAATCACTACTGTATTGTCCAAAACTTACGGCGGTGCAGCAGTTGCATTCGATCAAATCGACAAAGCTCCAGAAGAGCGCGAGCGCGGTATCACTATCTCTACTGCACACGTAGAGTACGAAACTGATGCACGTCACTATGCACACGTTGACTGCCCAGGTCACGCCGACTATGTTAAAAACATGATCACTGGTGCTGCACAAATGGACGGAGCGATCCTGGTTGTATCCGCAGCTGACGGTCCTATGCCACAAACTCGTGAGCACATCCTTCTGTCCCGCCAAGTAGGCGTACCTTACATCGTAGTGTTCTTGAACAAATGCGATATGGTAGAAGACGAAGAACTTCTTGAACTCGTAGAAATGGAAGTTCGCGACCTTCTTAGCGAGTACGACTTCCCAGGTGATGACACTCCAATCACTCGTGGATCTGCTCGTGAAGCTCTTCAAAACCCAGATGGCGAGTGGGCTCAAAAAATCGTTGAGATGTTCAAAGAGATCGACACTTACATCCCAACTCCTGAGCGCGACACTGACAGACCATTCTTGATGCCTGTTGAGGACGTATTCTCCATCACTGGTCGTGGTACAGTTGCAACTGGACGTATCGAGCGCGGTACTGTTAAAGTCGGCGATGAAATCGAAATCGTTGGTATCGCTGAAGAGTCCAGAAAATCCGTAGTAACGGGCGTTGAAATGTTCCGTAAACTCTTGGATTCTGCTCAAGCTGGTGACAACATCGGAGCATTGCTTCGTGGTGTAGACCGTGCTCAAATCGAGCGTGGACAAGTTCTTTCCAAACCAGGTTCAGTTAAACCACATACTGAGTTCACTGCTCAAGTATACGTTTTGACTAAAGAAGAAGGTGGCCGTCATAAGCCTTTCTTCACTGGATACCGTCCTCAGTTCTACTTCCGTACAACTGACGTAACTGGTATCATCAACCTGCCAGAAGGTACTGAAATGGTTATGCCTGGCGACAACATCGAAGTAACAGTATCCCTGATCGCTCCAATCGCTATCGAAGAAGGAACTAAGTTCTCTATTCGTGAAGGTGGACGTACAGTAGGTGCTGGTGCGGTAGCAACAATCATTAAATAA
- the fusA gene encoding elongation factor G, with protein MAREFSLKNTRNIGIMAHIDAGKTTTTERILFYTGRTHKIGEVHEGAATMDWMEQEQERGITITSAATTAQWKGHRVNIIDTPGHVDFTVEVERSLRVLDGAVGVFSAKEGVEPQSETVWRQADRYGVPRIAYVNKMDIIGADYLNVVKDMRERLQANAVAIQLPIGAENDFIGIIDIVEQKAYMYKDDLGKDIEETAIPADYADQVEELRMELIEKVAELDEDLTMKYLEGEELTVDEIKSALRKGVVEVKIFPVICGSSYRNKGVQLMLDAVLDYLPAPIDVPDIKGTLEDGTEAIRKSSDEEPFSALAFKIMTDPYVGKLTFFRVYSGVLTSGSYVLNATKGKRERIGRILQMHANSRQEITEVYAGDIASAVGLKDTGTGDTLCDEKNPVILESMNFPDPVIQIAVEPKTKADQDKMSVALGKLTEEDPTLRAHTDEETGQTILAGMGELHLDIIIDRMRREFKVDTNIGQPQVAYRETFRQAARVEGKFVRQSGGRGQYGHVWVEFEPLEAGSGNQFDSKIVGGSVPREYVGPAQQGIEEAMKNGVLAGFPLVDVKATIVDGSYHDVDSNEMAFKIAGSMALKAAKDKCKAVLLEPIMKVEVTVPEEYMGDVMGMLNSRRGRIEGMDSRGGTQIIRAKVPLSEMFGYSTTLRSGTQGRGVFSMELSHYEEVPRTISEEIVSKVKGE; from the coding sequence ATGGCAAGAGAGTTCTCCTTGAAAAATACACGTAACATCGGGATCATGGCGCATATTGACGCCGGTAAAACTACTACCACTGAGCGGATCTTGTTCTACACAGGCCGTACGCACAAAATCGGGGAAGTTCACGAGGGTGCTGCGACTATGGACTGGATGGAGCAGGAACAGGAGCGCGGGATCACGATTACTTCCGCTGCTACGACCGCTCAATGGAAAGGTCACCGCGTTAATATCATCGATACCCCGGGACACGTTGACTTCACAGTTGAAGTTGAACGTTCCCTTCGTGTATTGGACGGAGCAGTAGGTGTTTTCAGTGCGAAAGAAGGCGTTGAGCCTCAGTCTGAAACTGTATGGAGACAGGCTGACCGTTACGGCGTTCCTCGTATCGCATATGTAAACAAAATGGATATCATCGGTGCAGACTACCTTAACGTTGTTAAGGATATGCGCGAACGTCTTCAAGCAAATGCTGTTGCTATCCAGCTTCCTATCGGTGCTGAGAATGATTTCATCGGTATCATTGATATCGTTGAGCAAAAAGCATATATGTACAAAGACGATCTTGGTAAAGACATCGAAGAAACTGCAATTCCTGCAGACTATGCAGATCAAGTTGAAGAGCTTCGTATGGAACTGATCGAGAAAGTAGCAGAGCTTGATGAAGATCTGACTATGAAATACCTAGAAGGCGAAGAACTCACTGTTGATGAGATCAAATCCGCTCTTCGTAAAGGTGTAGTAGAAGTTAAAATCTTCCCAGTTATCTGTGGATCTTCTTACCGTAACAAAGGTGTTCAGCTGATGCTGGATGCGGTTCTGGACTATCTGCCAGCTCCTATTGATGTTCCTGACATCAAAGGTACTTTGGAAGATGGAACTGAAGCGATTCGTAAATCTTCTGACGAAGAGCCGTTCTCGGCACTTGCGTTCAAGATTATGACGGATCCTTATGTAGGTAAATTGACGTTCTTCCGCGTATACTCCGGTGTTCTTACATCTGGATCTTACGTATTGAATGCAACTAAAGGAAAACGTGAACGTATCGGACGTATTCTTCAAATGCACGCAAACAGCCGTCAAGAAATCACTGAAGTTTATGCTGGTGATATCGCATCTGCTGTTGGTTTGAAAGATACAGGTACAGGTGATACACTATGTGATGAGAAGAATCCGGTCATTCTGGAGTCTATGAACTTCCCTGATCCGGTTATTCAAATCGCGGTTGAACCAAAAACCAAAGCTGACCAAGACAAAATGTCTGTTGCTCTCGGTAAATTGACTGAGGAGGATCCAACTCTTCGTGCTCATACTGATGAAGAAACAGGTCAAACAATCTTGGCTGGTATGGGTGAGCTTCACCTTGATATCATCATCGACCGTATGCGTCGTGAGTTCAAAGTGGACACAAACATTGGTCAACCACAGGTTGCTTACCGTGAAACATTCCGTCAAGCAGCGCGCGTTGAAGGTAAATTTGTACGTCAGTCCGGTGGCCGCGGTCAATATGGACACGTATGGGTTGAATTCGAACCGCTTGAAGCGGGTAGCGGTAACCAATTCGACAGCAAAATTGTGGGTGGATCTGTACCACGTGAATACGTTGGTCCTGCTCAACAAGGTATTGAAGAAGCTATGAAAAATGGTGTCCTTGCAGGATTCCCACTTGTAGACGTTAAAGCTACAATCGTAGACGGTTCATACCATGATGTCGATTCCAACGAGATGGCGTTTAAAATTGCCGGATCGATGGCTCTTAAAGCAGCTAAAGACAAGTGTAAAGCTGTCCTGCTTGAGCCAATCATGAAAGTGGAAGTAACTGTTCCAGAAGAGTACATGGGTGACGTAATGGGTATGCTGAACTCCCGTCGCGGTAGAATCGAAGGTATGGATTCCCGTGGGGGTACGCAAATCATTCGTGCTAAGGTACCTCTCTCTGAAATGTTTGGATATTCCACAACTCTCCGTTCTGGTACACAAGGACGCGGGGTGTTCTCCATGGAACTTTCTCACTACGAAGAAGTTCCAAGAACAATCTCCGAAGAAATCGTGTCCAAAGTTAAGGGAGAATAA
- the rpsG gene encoding 30S ribosomal protein S7, translating into MPRKGPVTKRDVLPDPVYNSKLVTRLINRIMLDGKRGVAQSILYNAFNLIQERTGKDPMEVFEAAIKNIMPVLEVKARRVGGANYQVPIEVKPERRTSLGLRWLVNYSRSRGEKTMEERLAAEIIDASNNTGASVKKREDTHKMAEANKAFAHYRW; encoded by the coding sequence ATGCCACGCAAAGGTCCAGTTACCAAAAGAGACGTGTTGCCTGATCCGGTGTACAACAGCAAACTTGTTACTCGTCTGATCAACCGCATCATGCTTGATGGAAAACGTGGTGTTGCTCAAAGCATTCTTTACAATGCGTTCAACTTGATTCAAGAACGTACTGGTAAAGATCCTATGGAAGTTTTTGAAGCAGCTATCAAAAATATTATGCCGGTTCTGGAAGTTAAAGCTCGTCGTGTCGGCGGTGCTAACTACCAAGTACCTATCGAGGTTAAACCGGAAAGACGTACTTCCCTTGGTCTACGTTGGCTCGTAAACTACTCCCGCAGCCGCGGTGAGAAAACAATGGAAGAGCGTTTGGCAGCTGAGATTATCGACGCTTCCAACAACACTGGTGCTTCCGTTAAGAAACGTGAAGACACACACAAGATGGCTGAAGCGAACAAAGCGTTTGCTCACTACCGTTGGTAG
- the rpsL gene encoding 30S ribosomal protein S12: MPTINQLVRKGRQAKIYKSKSPALQKGFNALKRESTDISAPQKRGVCTRVGTMTPKKPNSALRKYARVRLTNRIEVTAYIPGIGHNLQEHSVVLIRGGRVKDLPGVRYHIVRGALDTAGVNNRMQARSKYGAKRPKAKKA; the protein is encoded by the coding sequence ATGCCAACAATTAATCAGCTCGTTCGTAAAGGACGTCAAGCAAAGATCTACAAATCCAAATCTCCTGCGTTGCAAAAAGGCTTCAATGCCCTGAAACGTGAGTCTACTGATATCAGTGCTCCGCAAAAACGTGGTGTTTGTACTCGTGTAGGTACTATGACTCCGAAGAAACCGAACTCCGCGCTTCGTAAATATGCCCGTGTACGTTTGACTAACCGTATCGAGGTTACTGCTTACATCCCAGGTATCGGACACAACTTGCAAGAGCACAGTGTCGTTCTGATCCGTGGTGGTCGGGTTAAAGACCTTCCGGGTGTACGTTACCATATCGTTCGTGGTGCGCTTGATACTGCAGGTGTTAACAACCGTATGCAAGCTCGCTCCAAGTATGGTGCGAAACGCCCTAAAGCTAAAAAAGCGTAA
- a CDS encoding ribosomal L7Ae/L30e/S12e/Gadd45 family protein: MSNDNFLQDAHVKIGTKQTMKMVESGLAAEVYVAQDADMRITSKIKSLCEKHQVKLNIVDTMEQLGKACGIEVGAAMVAVLKQ; encoded by the coding sequence ATGTCGAATGACAACTTTTTGCAGGATGCTCATGTCAAGATCGGTACCAAGCAAACCATGAAGATGGTTGAATCAGGTCTGGCTGCTGAAGTTTATGTAGCTCAGGATGCTGATATGCGAATCACTTCTAAGATCAAGTCGCTATGTGAGAAGCATCAAGTGAAGCTGAACATAGTCGATACGATGGAGCAGCTCGGCAAGGCTTGCGGAATTGAAGTGGGAGCGGCTATGGTAGCTGTATTGAAACAATAG